From a single Patescibacteria group bacterium genomic region:
- a CDS encoding DUF378 domain-containing protein: MNKLNTLDWVALVLVIVGGLNWALVGLFSFDLVATIFGDMSVLSRIVYVLVGLSAVYVLASLGKLARK; the protein is encoded by the coding sequence ATGAATAAATTAAATACTTTAGACTGGGTTGCTTTAGTGTTGGTTATTGTCGGCGGCTTAAACTGGGCTTTGGTCGGTTTATTTAGTTTTGATTTAGTAGCGACGATATTTGGAGATATGTCTGTTTTATCCCGCATTGTTTATGTCTTGGTTGGCTTGTCCGCTGTTTATGTTTTAGCCAGTCTGGGCAAATTAGCCAGAAAATAA
- a CDS encoding pyrimidine dimer DNA glycosylase/endonuclease V, giving the protein MRIWDINPKKLCNKHLFGEHRELHAIWSILTNDKKGYRNHPETKRWVGKNKALFVRHEQLVKEIKRRGYHHNSPLNKNLSCGKIKQDEFVNTKAEQKIILKHKNCDCPL; this is encoded by the coding sequence ATGCGTATCTGGGATATTAATCCAAAAAAGTTGTGCAACAAGCATTTGTTTGGTGAGCATCGAGAGCTTCATGCTATTTGGAGTATTTTAACTAATGACAAAAAAGGATATAGAAATCATCCAGAAACAAAACGCTGGGTTGGTAAAAATAAAGCTTTATTTGTAAGACACGAACAGTTAGTTAAAGAAATCAAAAGACGAGGATATCATCATAATTCACCCTTAAATAAAAACCTTTCTTGTGGTAAAATTAAACAAGATGAGTTTGTTAATACCAAAGCCGAACAAAAAATAATTTTAAAACATAAGAACTGCGACTGTCCTTTATAA
- a CDS encoding class I SAM-dependent methyltransferase — translation MFKFGGTIDKKIKEIVGNLPKGGRVLDLGSGLGANSIFLSEQGFKVVCLDKDEQVFKKIKEDYPKINVLSSDISDFVFSQNEYDLVLMLNVLHLFKFKEVARIISDAIGSLKKGGFLYLKVFSTKDPSYQRFASIAQKTKEKNTFYSNKTKSFTHFFSEDEFLKLFKGHEVLEMTDAVVEDSHPPLGKHEHGIFTVLIKKQ, via the coding sequence ATGTTTAAATTTGGCGGGACGATAGATAAAAAAATAAAAGAGATAGTGGGAAATTTGCCGAAGGGCGGTAGAGTTTTGGATTTGGGTTCTGGATTGGGGGCTAATAGTATTTTTTTATCTGAACAGGGGTTTAAGGTTGTTTGTCTTGATAAAGATGAGCAAGTATTTAAAAAAATAAAAGAAGATTATCCAAAGATTAATGTTTTATCAAGCGATATTTCGGATTTTGTTTTTTCTCAAAATGAATATGATTTAGTTTTAATGTTGAATGTTTTGCATTTATTTAAATTTAAAGAAGTAGCGAGGATAATAAGCGATGCGATCGGATCATTAAAAAAGGGCGGTTTTCTTTATCTTAAAGTTTTTTCCACCAAAGATCCTTCTTATCAAAGGTTCGCGTCTATTGCCCAAAAAACAAAAGAGAAAAACACTTTTTATAGCAATAAAACTAAAAGTTTTACGCATTTCTTTTCCGAAGATGAATTTTTGAAACTTTTTAAGGGGCATGAGGTTTTAGAGATGACGGATGCGGTAGTAGAGGATAGCCATCCTCCTCTCGGGAAACACGAACATGGGATTTTTACGGTCTTAATTAAAAAGCAATAA
- a CDS encoding DEAD/DEAH box helicase — protein MKQSKTCLGHFRDLGIEEKLLAALAKQGFDIPTPIQHQVIPGALEKKDIVGIAQTGTGKTLAFGIPMIQRILQRKGQGLILVPTRELALQVEQAIKQVGASLGLRCVVVIGGASKYSQINALKHSPHIVVATPGRLADLINQRVYNLKQVNMIILDEADRMLDIGFLPQIKRILQFAPKERQTMLFSATMPQSISSLASAFMRLPLKIEIAPQGTLSETVVQEVFVISKIDKMRLLDSILQKYQKDKTLIFSRTKYGAKRIARDIRDMGHTATEIHSNRSQSQRKTALEGFISGKFRVLVATDIASRGIDVKDISLVVNFDFPNSSEDYVHRIGRTGRVGCYGKAISFVTSSEKADIRKIEHLIRKSLPILSLPALPPERKKVYHEEEQIQVQRGRRYPARRNQRPFRGRRDNSRRR, from the coding sequence ATGAAACAATCAAAAACATGCCTTGGTCATTTTCGCGACCTTGGGATAGAGGAAAAACTTCTTGCGGCGCTTGCGAAACAGGGATTTGATATTCCTACGCCGATTCAGCATCAGGTGATTCCAGGCGCTTTGGAAAAAAAAGATATTGTTGGCATTGCTCAAACTGGCACAGGGAAGACCTTGGCTTTTGGCATTCCGATGATTCAACGCATTCTTCAGCGCAAGGGACAGGGATTGATTTTGGTCCCGACGCGCGAACTCGCGCTTCAGGTAGAACAAGCAATCAAACAAGTTGGCGCTTCCTTGGGATTGCGTTGCGTTGTTGTGATTGGAGGAGCGTCTAAATATTCGCAAATAAACGCTTTAAAGCATAGTCCCCACATTGTTGTCGCCACACCGGGTCGTCTGGCCGATTTAATCAATCAAAGAGTTTATAACCTAAAGCAAGTTAATATGATTATTCTTGATGAAGCTGACCGCATGCTTGATATTGGGTTTTTGCCGCAGATTAAAAGGATTTTGCAATTCGCGCCAAAAGAACGGCAAACGATGTTGTTTTCCGCGACGATGCCACAATCTATTTCATCGCTGGCGAGCGCGTTTATGAGATTGCCGTTAAAAATTGAAATTGCGCCTCAAGGGACATTGTCGGAGACCGTGGTTCAAGAGGTTTTCGTTATTTCAAAGATTGATAAGATGCGTTTGCTTGATTCTATCTTGCAGAAATATCAAAAAGACAAAACGCTCATTTTCTCGCGAACTAAATATGGCGCGAAACGCATTGCTCGCGACATCCGCGATATGGGGCATACGGCGACAGAAATTCATTCTAATCGTTCTCAATCGCAACGGAAAACGGCGCTTGAAGGATTTATCAGCGGGAAGTTCCGCGTTTTGGTCGCGACGGATATCGCTTCTCGAGGGATTGATGTTAAAGACATTTCGTTGGTGGTTAACTTCGATTTTCCAAACAGTTCAGAGGATTATGTCCATCGCATTGGCAGGACGGGGAGAGTGGGATGTTACGGGAAAGCCATTTCTTTCGTCACTTCATCCGAAAAAGCGGATATTAGAAAAATTGAACATTTGATTCGCAAATCATTGCCGATATTATCATTGCCAGCGCTTCCTCCAGAAAGAAAAAAAGTATATCACGAAGAAGAACAAATTCAGGTTCAGAGAGGAAGACGGTATCCCGCGAGAAGAAATCAAAGACCGTTTCGCGGACGGCGCGATAACAGTCGCCGCCGATAA
- a CDS encoding NAD(P)/FAD-dependent oxidoreductase, translated as MIKEYDFDVAVIGGGPAGMMAAGRAAELGARVVLIEKNQSLGRKLLITGGGRCNLAQAEFNDKAFANKLGKNGQFLLSALSVFGPEETIEFFEKRGLKTKTERGKRIFPVSDRAEDVLNALLGYLDKNKVKIFLGQEVVGFKVEGGKIKSVRLKDKEIFARSYILTTGGKSYPGTGSDGKGCQWVQKMGHKIIDLKPALTPIRTKEDWPRGLQGLSLKNARVSVFQNNKKKDTRFGEMLFTHFGVSGPIIIDLSKKIGELLKTGEVILKIDLKPALDVETLDKRLQRDFKGNKDFKNYLPELLPKKMGDLALRLTGIDKNKKLNSITKDERKKIIETLKGLALTVKNLVGFDWAIITSGGVDLKEIDSKTMKSKIIENLYFAGEVVDLDGPTGGYNLQICWTTGYAAGAAAGLIKLTE; from the coding sequence ATGATTAAGGAATATGATTTTGATGTCGCGGTGATTGGCGGGGGGCCGGCTGGAATGATGGCGGCTGGTCGGGCGGCTGAATTAGGCGCCCGGGTGGTTTTAATTGAAAAAAACCAGAGTTTAGGGAGGAAGTTATTGATTACGGGCGGTGGTCGGTGTAATCTCGCGCAGGCCGAATTTAACGACAAGGCCTTTGCTAACAAATTAGGCAAAAACGGACAGTTTTTGTTATCCGCGCTTTCGGTTTTTGGGCCAGAAGAAACGATTGAATTTTTTGAAAAGAGGGGATTAAAAACTAAAACCGAGAGAGGCAAGCGAATTTTTCCCGTTTCGGACAGGGCGGAAGATGTTTTGAACGCTTTGCTTGGATATTTAGATAAAAATAAAGTTAAGATATTTTTAGGGCAGGAGGTGGTTGGCTTTAAAGTAGAGGGCGGGAAAATAAAAAGCGTAAGGTTGAAAGATAAAGAGATATTCGCTCGTTCATACATTTTAACCACGGGCGGAAAATCTTATCCCGGAACTGGTTCAGACGGCAAGGGTTGTCAATGGGTTCAAAAGATGGGCCATAAAATCATAGACCTGAAGCCGGCGTTGACGCCCATTAGAACCAAAGAAGATTGGCCTCGCGGTTTACAGGGATTGAGTTTGAAAAACGCGCGCGTATCTGTTTTCCAAAATAATAAAAAAAAAGACACGCGATTTGGGGAAATGCTTTTTACTCATTTTGGAGTCAGCGGTCCGATCATTATTGATTTGAGCAAAAAAATAGGCGAGTTATTGAAGACAGGGGAAGTCATCTTAAAAATTGATTTAAAGCCGGCTTTGGATGTGGAGACCTTGGACAAAAGATTGCAGAGGGATTTCAAGGGCAATAAAGATTTTAAAAATTATCTGCCCGAACTTTTGCCTAAAAAAATGGGCGATTTGGCGCTTCGTTTGACGGGCATTGATAAGAATAAAAAATTGAATTCCATTACCAAAGACGAACGCAAAAAAATTATTGAGACGCTCAAGGGTTTGGCTCTGACGGTCAAAAATTTAGTCGGTTTTGACTGGGCGATTATCACGAGCGGCGGCGTGGATTTGAAGGAAATTGATTCCAAGACAATGAAGTCAAAGATAATTGAAAATTTATATTTTGCCGGCGAAGTTGTTGATTTAGACGGTCCGACGGGCGGCTACAATCTTCAGATTTGCTGGACCACCGGTTACGCAGCAGGCGCGGCCGCGGGTTTAATAAAATTGACAGAATAG
- a CDS encoding DMT family transporter, whose protein sequence is MNWFMIALVAPILWAATNHIDKYLINKYFRNGGVGSLIIFSSLIGIFVLPFILIIHPAVFSINPILALLIIANGSLYVLGLLPYLYALAEDEASIVVPLFQTIPVFSYVLAFFVLGERLASIQIVASLLIILGAITLSLDLNQKKIKFKKKVFWLMFLASFLIALNGLIFKYVAIQENFWTTSFWEYIGFAVLSIILLLFVRSYREQFLLVVKNNKRAVLGWNTTNEVLNIIAKIIMNFATLLAPLALVWVVNGFQPFFVLFFGIIITLFSPHFSKENLLKKHLAQKVIAILIMFIGVYLLNV, encoded by the coding sequence ATGAATTGGTTCATGATTGCGTTAGTAGCCCCTATTTTGTGGGCTGCGACAAACCACATAGATAAGTATTTAATAAATAAGTATTTTAGAAATGGAGGGGTTGGCTCTTTGATTATTTTTTCGTCTTTGATAGGAATATTTGTGCTGCCTTTTATTTTGATAATTCATCCGGCGGTTTTTTCCATTAATCCAATTCTCGCGTTGCTCATTATAGCCAATGGTTCGCTATATGTTCTGGGTTTATTGCCATATCTTTATGCTTTAGCTGAAGATGAGGCCTCAATTGTTGTTCCTTTGTTTCAAACTATTCCTGTTTTCAGCTATGTATTGGCTTTTTTTGTTTTAGGCGAGAGATTGGCAAGCATTCAAATTGTCGCTTCTTTGTTGATTATATTAGGGGCCATAACTTTGTCCTTAGATCTAAATCAGAAAAAGATAAAGTTTAAGAAAAAGGTCTTTTGGTTGATGTTTTTGGCATCTTTCTTAATAGCGCTCAATGGGTTGATTTTTAAATATGTTGCTATTCAAGAAAATTTTTGGACGACAAGTTTTTGGGAGTATATTGGCTTTGCAGTTTTGTCTATTATTTTATTGCTTTTTGTTAGATCATACAGGGAACAGTTTTTATTGGTGGTTAAAAACAATAAAAGGGCTGTCTTGGGATGGAATACAACAAACGAAGTATTAAATATTATTGCGAAAATAATAATGAATTTCGCTACATTGCTCGCGCCATTGGCTTTGGTCTGGGTTGTCAATGGATTTCAGCCATTCTTTGTTTTGTTTTTCGGAATTATCATTACTTTGTTTTCCCCGCATTTCAGTAAAGAAAATTTATTAAAAAAACATTTAGCTCAAAAGGTTATAGCGATTTTAATAATGTTTATAGGTGTCTATTTATTGAATGTCTGA
- a CDS encoding tryptophan-rich sensory protein yields the protein MNYKRLIISLALPQLAGIVGSLFTTSAIPTWYATLQRPSFSPPNWIFGPAWITLYILMGISVYLIWQKVEKNKTARGAIRLFWIHLFFNAIWSIIFFGLQNPGLAFVNIIIIWLLIIALMIKFWKINRWATYLLIPYLLWVSFASLLNYFIWYLN from the coding sequence ATGAATTACAAACGTCTTATAATCTCTCTGGCATTACCGCAATTGGCCGGCATAGTTGGTTCGCTTTTTACTACTTCGGCCATTCCGACTTGGTATGCCACATTACAAAGACCGAGCTTCAGTCCTCCTAATTGGATATTCGGCCCGGCTTGGATTACGCTTTATATCTTAATGGGCATTAGTGTTTATTTAATCTGGCAGAAAGTTGAGAAAAACAAAACAGCCAGAGGTGCGATTCGGCTGTTTTGGATTCATTTGTTTTTCAACGCTATCTGGTCAATAATATTTTTTGGGCTTCAAAACCCTGGCCTGGCCTTTGTAAATATTATTATCATTTGGCTTTTGATCATCGCTTTAATGATTAAATTTTGGAAGATCAATCGATGGGCGACTTATCTCTTAATTCCGTATTTGCTTTGGGTAAGTTTCGCCAGCCTGTTAAATTATTTTATTTGGTATTTGAATTAG
- a CDS encoding radical SAM protein, whose amino-acid sequence MENSSPNFYVQWHITDRCSQRCRHCYLFQSKRYSHQQSKELKFDDLSLVVEDIFKTAEMLGANAVFVLTGGDPILHPDFWRLLEIINIFNDKFQVECAVDILGNPFYVNSTTASRMKKYGVRKYQLSLDGLEEKHNFLRSDGGYQETLRAARVLRKAEIRSTCMFTLSRFNAPDLIEIMKKIAEEKFDAFAFARFCRPSNWSLDKYKEQMFSPSEYKKLLTEIYNAHQELAITHPNTRFVFKDHLWELFFYEKYSNEQKTELDQIRKDKIVAGGCGLGVASLSILSDGAVYACRRFPSPIGKVPNQSLIDLFINSKQLNKYRDLGQYKKCKNCPLLYVCRGCGAVAYGVSGSFFDADPQCWQDLD is encoded by the coding sequence ATGGAAAATTCTAGTCCTAACTTTTATGTTCAATGGCATATAACTGATAGATGTTCCCAGAGATGCAGGCATTGTTATCTTTTCCAGTCAAAAAGATATTCTCATCAGCAGTCAAAAGAACTTAAGTTTGATGATTTATCATTAGTAGTTGAAGATATTTTCAAAACAGCCGAAATGTTGGGGGCTAATGCTGTTTTTGTGTTAACTGGCGGAGACCCCATACTGCATCCTGATTTTTGGCGTCTTTTGGAAATTATTAATATCTTTAATGACAAATTTCAAGTTGAATGCGCTGTAGATATTTTAGGAAATCCTTTTTATGTGAATTCTACAACTGCTTCAAGAATGAAAAAATACGGGGTTCGCAAATATCAACTTAGTTTAGACGGACTAGAGGAAAAGCATAATTTTTTAAGGAGCGATGGTGGATATCAGGAAACATTGAGAGCAGCTCGGGTTTTAAGGAAAGCGGAGATTAGGTCAACTTGCATGTTTACTTTATCTAGGTTCAATGCTCCTGATCTTATAGAGATTATGAAAAAGATAGCAGAAGAAAAGTTTGATGCTTTTGCTTTTGCCAGATTTTGTCGTCCCAGCAATTGGTCATTGGATAAATACAAGGAACAGATGTTTAGTCCATCGGAATATAAAAAACTATTAACAGAAATATATAATGCCCATCAAGAGTTGGCTATAACTCATCCTAATACTAGATTTGTGTTCAAAGACCACCTGTGGGAACTTTTCTTCTACGAAAAATATTCTAATGAGCAAAAAACCGAATTGGATCAAATTAGAAAAGACAAAATTGTGGCTGGTGGTTGCGGCTTAGGAGTTGCTAGTTTATCGATTCTTTCTGACGGCGCGGTATATGCCTGTCGTCGTTTCCCGAGTCCTATAGGCAAAGTCCCAAATCAAAGTTTAATTGACTTGTTTATTAATTCTAAACAATTAAATAAATATAGGGACTTAGGGCAGTATAAAAAATGCAAAAATTGTCCTTTGCTGTATGTGTGTCGAGGATGCGGGGCGGTGGCTTATGGCGTTTCGGGGTCATTTTTTGATGCCGATCCCCAATGTTGGCAAGACCTTGATTAA